From a region of the Malania oleifera isolate guangnan ecotype guangnan chromosome 12, ASM2987363v1, whole genome shotgun sequence genome:
- the LOC131144189 gene encoding rapid alkalinization factor — protein sequence MGFRSGLIIFLLIVAMVAESSSSFSGDASWDLARFGDGGGGSSATCSGLVGDCVDADEEMMMESEAARRILGSARRRISYDALQRDRVPCSRRGRSYYNCRSMGRANPYRRGCSYITRCSRYNN from the coding sequence ATGGGTTTCAGGTCGGGGCTGATCATCTTTCTCTTGATCGTGGCCATGGTGGCGGAGTCGTCATCATCTTTCTCCGGCGACGCTTCGTGGGATCTTGCCCGTTTCGGGGACGGCGGCGGCGGGTCCTCGGCCACCTGCAGCGGTCTGGTGGGCGACTGCGTGGACGCGGACGAGGAGATGATGATGGAGTCGGAAGCTGCGCGGCGGATACTGGGGAGTGCGAGGAGGAGAATAAGCTACGATGCCCTTCAGAGGGACAGGGTGCCCTGCAGCCGCCGTGGCCGCTCCTACTACAACTGCAGATCCATGGGTAGGGCCAACCCTTACAGACGTGGGTGCAGTTACATTACCAGGTGCTCCAGGTACAACAACTGA